The following are encoded in a window of Solidesulfovibrio magneticus RS-1 genomic DNA:
- a CDS encoding ComEC/Rec2 family competence protein produces the protein MAHDPPHDDAGRGVPPLLPWQPCLLAYGGGILGVEYLLPALLGLALLALFLGGLSPRVGPLKRAGPGLRPTGTKQIVALKKALELVKGRGMRPGLPALVAAFALGLGAGWLALPATPDAPPCLAAKAVTAVGRVVSVDPRPGRRLALVLDEVRLTGQDCANAPLPGRLAVTFDHPDLTPVPGDVLAATGRIRPTAGFANPGTTDFAFLRRLEGIFFRAYAKGGRGDLTRLATSDNPLALWRQALRDRVAAALAPPSAVSPATSLDDSAALAGRAMVAALLFDDKSGFAETDLELVRRASLAHTLALSGMNVAYVVGLAAALVLAVGRLMPRIYLRLPRPKLIVLAAAPLVVAYCWIGGGSPSLVRAALMFAAFGVMLLTGRDKALFDGLFLALAAFLIVSPLAAYSASLQLSALAVAGIALFWPPFARAISRIPGQGTLLRTLLVGGLGILWTSLAAEAAVLPLIARLFGDFAFAPWINLVWLPILGCLVMPLVLCGAAAAAVPGLGALAHTLLTAGADCCAWLMRGLAALDAQGLLTARAVLRPSAPELLGCYGLLAALALAVASKRPLPKAALAVSLLLLTGPSLTRGLEVFSQEVAVTVLDVGQGQAVAVALPGGQRLLIDAGGLFGSFDVGRAVVGAYLTDGRPPRLDMVIASHPHSDHVKGYVSLLDRFAIGTYLDNGGVPEGELGPALAEVFARRHIPTRSLAAGDSLNLGSGLALDVLHPGPDVDLSHNNGSLILRLTRNGHGLALFPGDAETAVLRKLAATGCNLQADVLILPHHGSSSSLSRRFYAAVAPKIAIASCGDAGHYPSAKVVEALARLGCPVLATKDNGAITVRLDGDGQVVGPETVRQGVFP, from the coding sequence TTGGCGCACGACCCGCCCCATGACGACGCCGGCCGGGGCGTGCCGCCGCTGCTGCCCTGGCAGCCCTGCCTTTTGGCCTATGGCGGCGGCATCCTGGGCGTGGAATATCTGCTGCCGGCGCTTCTCGGCCTGGCCTTGCTCGCCCTGTTCCTGGGCGGTTTGTCACCGCGTGTCGGCCCTTTGAAGCGCGCTGGTCCTGGCTTAAGGCCAACGGGCACCAAACAAATCGTTGCTTTGAAAAAAGCGCTCGAATTGGTGAAAGGGCGCGGCATGAGGCCGGGTCTGCCGGCCCTGGTCGCCGCCTTTGCCCTGGGACTTGGCGCGGGCTGGCTGGCCCTGCCGGCAACGCCTGACGCGCCGCCGTGCCTGGCCGCCAAAGCCGTCACCGCCGTGGGGCGCGTCGTCAGCGTCGATCCCCGGCCGGGGCGTCGTCTGGCCCTGGTCCTGGACGAGGTGCGCCTGACCGGCCAGGACTGCGCCAATGCTCCGCTGCCCGGCCGGTTGGCCGTCACCTTCGACCACCCCGACCTGACGCCCGTTCCCGGCGACGTCCTGGCCGCGACCGGCCGCATCCGCCCGACCGCCGGCTTCGCCAACCCCGGAACCACCGACTTCGCCTTCCTGCGCCGCCTGGAGGGTATTTTTTTTCGCGCCTACGCCAAGGGCGGGCGCGGCGACCTCACGCGCCTGGCCACCAGCGACAACCCCTTGGCTCTCTGGCGGCAGGCTCTGCGCGACCGGGTGGCCGCTGCCCTGGCCCCGCCGTCCGCCGTCTCGCCCGCCACTTCGCTGGACGACAGCGCCGCCTTAGCCGGTCGGGCCATGGTGGCGGCTCTGCTTTTCGACGACAAGTCCGGCTTCGCCGAAACCGACCTTGAGCTGGTGCGCCGGGCCTCCCTGGCCCACACCCTGGCCCTGTCCGGCATGAACGTGGCCTATGTCGTGGGGCTGGCCGCCGCGCTGGTGCTGGCCGTCGGGCGTCTTATGCCCCGCATCTATCTGCGCCTGCCGCGTCCAAAGCTCATCGTCCTGGCCGCCGCGCCGTTGGTCGTGGCCTACTGTTGGATCGGCGGCGGCTCGCCGTCGCTTGTGCGCGCCGCGCTCATGTTCGCCGCTTTCGGCGTCATGCTGCTTACGGGGCGTGACAAGGCCCTGTTCGACGGTCTGTTCCTGGCCCTGGCCGCCTTTCTGATCGTCTCGCCGCTGGCCGCCTACAGCGCCAGCCTCCAGCTCTCGGCCCTGGCCGTGGCCGGCATTGCCCTGTTCTGGCCGCCCTTTGCCCGGGCGATTTCCCGCATTCCGGGCCAAGGCACGCTTCTGCGAACCCTCCTCGTCGGCGGCCTGGGCATCCTCTGGACGAGCCTTGCCGCCGAGGCCGCCGTGTTGCCGCTCATTGCCCGGCTTTTCGGCGACTTCGCCTTCGCGCCCTGGATCAATCTGGTGTGGCTGCCCATCCTCGGCTGCCTGGTCATGCCGCTGGTCCTGTGCGGCGCGGCGGCGGCCGCCGTTCCCGGACTTGGTGCCCTCGCCCACACGCTGCTGACGGCCGGGGCCGACTGCTGCGCCTGGCTCATGCGTGGTCTGGCCGCCCTGGATGCCCAGGGCCTGCTGACAGCCCGGGCCGTGCTGCGCCCCTCGGCCCCGGAGCTGCTGGGCTGCTACGGCCTGCTCGCCGCTCTGGCCCTGGCCGTGGCCTCCAAGAGGCCGCTGCCAAAAGCCGCCCTGGCCGTGAGCCTGCTGCTGCTGACCGGCCCGAGTCTGACACGCGGGCTTGAGGTGTTTTCCCAGGAGGTCGCCGTCACCGTCCTGGACGTGGGCCAGGGGCAGGCCGTGGCCGTGGCCTTGCCCGGCGGCCAAAGGCTCCTCATCGACGCCGGGGGCCTTTTCGGCTCCTTCGACGTCGGCCGGGCCGTGGTCGGGGCCTATCTCACCGACGGCCGTCCGCCGCGCCTGGATATGGTCATCGCCAGCCATCCCCACAGCGACCACGTCAAAGGCTACGTCTCGCTCCTGGACCGCTTCGCCATCGGAACCTATCTTGACAACGGCGGCGTGCCCGAAGGCGAACTCGGCCCGGCCTTGGCCGAAGTTTTCGCCCGCCGCCATATCCCGACCCGGTCCCTTGCCGCCGGCGACAGCCTCAATCTCGGCAGCGGCCTCGCCCTCGACGTCCTCCACCCCGGCCCGGATGTCGATCTTTCCCACAACAACGGTTCGCTCATCCTGCGACTGACCCGAAACGGCCACGGTCTGGCCCTGTTCCCCGGCGACGCCGAAACCGCCGTGCTGCGAAAACTCGCCGCCACCGGCTGCAACCTGCAAGCCGACGTCCTCATCCTGCCCCACCACGGCTCCAGTTCCAGCCTGTCGCGCCGCTTCTATGCGGCCGTGGCCCCGAAGATCGCCATCGCCAGCTGCGGCGACGCCGGCCACTATCCTTCGGCCAAGGTCGTCGAGGCGCTGGCGCGATTGGGTTGTCCGGTCCTGGCCACCAAGGACAACGGCGCAATCACCGTGCGACTGGACGGCGACGGGCAAGTCGTCGGCCCGGAAACGGTACGCCAGGGCGTCTTCCCATGA
- a CDS encoding ABC transporter substrate-binding protein: MKPTSSSLPIPRPARPRPWLPAAACLLAGLLTAAAAHSQGPAIVDDLGNTVALPAPARRVVPLYGAFVDILAGMGLTDRIVARTEADPAPGGKPDLPVIGTHMRPNIERVLAVRPDLVLQMDGRGEARESAARLAGLGIPTTVFAVSDFSTLFSAIDRIGVLCGDETAARNLRQALTNRLLAVKRPDGPPPRVFFEVRSGSLLAAGNASMAAAVIATAGGINAVATKDKIVRLSDEELLRLAPDVCLTQRGPMNPEARPMAERPEYATLPCVQNGRAFVVDEALFSRPGPGSVTAVETLAGLLSGRPS, encoded by the coding sequence ATGAAACCGACATCATCGTCATTGCCCATCCCCAGACCGGCGCGCCCCAGGCCTTGGCTGCCGGCGGCGGCCTGCCTGCTGGCCGGTCTGCTTACGGCCGCTGCGGCCCATAGCCAAGGCCCGGCCATCGTCGACGACCTGGGCAACACCGTCGCCCTGCCCGCTCCGGCCCGGCGCGTCGTGCCGCTTTACGGCGCGTTCGTGGACATCCTGGCCGGCATGGGGCTTACCGACCGCATCGTGGCCCGCACCGAGGCCGACCCAGCCCCGGGCGGCAAGCCGGATTTGCCGGTCATCGGCACCCACATGCGCCCCAACATCGAACGCGTCCTGGCCGTGCGCCCGGATCTCGTGCTGCAAATGGACGGCCGGGGCGAGGCCCGGGAATCGGCCGCGCGTCTGGCCGGCCTGGGCATTCCCACGACAGTCTTTGCCGTTTCGGATTTTTCCACGCTTTTTTCCGCCATCGACCGCATCGGCGTCTTGTGCGGCGACGAAACCGCCGCGCGCAACCTGCGCCAGGCCCTGACCAACCGCCTGCTTGCCGTTAAAAGGCCGGACGGCCCGCCGCCCAGGGTCTTTTTCGAAGTGCGCTCGGGCAGCCTGCTCGCTGCCGGAAACGCCTCCATGGCGGCGGCCGTGATCGCCACAGCCGGCGGAATCAACGCCGTGGCGACAAAGGACAAAATCGTGCGTTTATCAGACGAAGAACTGCTGCGTCTGGCCCCGGACGTCTGCCTCACCCAGCGCGGCCCCATGAACCCCGAAGCCCGGCCCATGGCCGAGCGGCCCGAGTACGCCACGCTGCCCTGCGTGCAAAACGGCCGGGCCTTTGTGGTGGACGAAGCGCTGTTCTCCCGGCCCGGCCCGGGAAGCGTGACGGCCGTGGAAACCCTGGCCGGGCTGCTGTCCGGGAGGCCGTCATGA
- a CDS encoding sirohydrochlorin cobaltochelatase, with product MIGLTRLTQLARLVLSLFLVLALAAPASAGHDARKEPKKAIVVAAFGTTVPEAAPAIEKMVARVKAAYPGVPVSLCYTAAMIRAKLAKDGKRVPSPAEALAALPDQGVTDVALFSLQTVPGSEYHDLVRTAAAFSRMPKGLSRVEVTAPLLFAAEDFAKAAAALLEAAPKDRKPGEAVIFVGHGTEHPANMAYPALQYSLWRLDKNAFVATVEGTPSFDDVVAELKAKNVKKAWLMPLFAVAGDHARNDMAGKEKDSLASTLAAAGVETKAVLTGAAEHGGVADIWIEHLKTTFDALPGK from the coding sequence ATGATTGGCCTGACTCGTCTTACGCAGCTGGCGCGCCTCGTCCTATCCCTGTTCCTGGTCCTGGCCCTGGCCGCCCCGGCTTCCGCCGGCCACGACGCCAGGAAGGAACCGAAAAAAGCCATTGTCGTCGCCGCCTTTGGCACCACCGTGCCCGAAGCCGCCCCGGCCATCGAAAAGATGGTGGCCCGGGTCAAGGCCGCCTATCCCGGCGTGCCCGTGAGCCTGTGCTACACCGCCGCCATGATCCGGGCCAAGCTGGCCAAGGACGGCAAACGCGTGCCCTCCCCGGCCGAGGCCCTGGCCGCCTTGCCCGATCAGGGCGTCACCGACGTGGCGCTTTTCTCCCTGCAAACCGTCCCGGGCAGCGAGTACCACGACCTCGTGCGCACGGCGGCCGCGTTCTCGCGTATGCCCAAGGGCCTGTCCCGGGTCGAGGTGACCGCGCCGCTGTTGTTTGCAGCCGAGGATTTCGCCAAGGCCGCCGCCGCGCTGCTTGAGGCCGCGCCCAAGGACCGCAAGCCCGGCGAAGCCGTCATTTTCGTCGGCCACGGCACGGAACATCCCGCCAACATGGCCTATCCGGCTCTGCAGTACAGCCTGTGGCGGCTGGACAAGAACGCCTTTGTCGCCACCGTGGAAGGCACGCCCTCCTTTGACGACGTGGTGGCCGAACTCAAGGCCAAAAACGTCAAGAAAGCCTGGCTCATGCCGCTTTTCGCCGTGGCCGGCGACCATGCCCGAAACGACATGGCCGGCAAGGAGAAGGACTCACTGGCCTCGACGCTGGCCGCCGCCGGCGTGGAGACCAAGGCCGTGCTGACCGGCGCGGCCGAGCATGGCGGCGTGGCCGACATCTGGATTGAACACCTCAAGACAACCTTCGACGCCCTGCCCGGGAAATAA
- a CDS encoding FecCD family ABC transporter permease: MPPHAFPRGGVLKRTLPLVLAGLAALSAACLAGAYPAAPGDVLAVLSRAAGLAVPAPADPALPTVVMELRLTRGLLAYGVGAALAVAGAAFQGVLRNPLADPFTLGVSGGSAFGAALSLTLGLGAALGSTLATPACALLGGGATLVAVLALSRLAGGLRRETVVLSGIVAATFLSALLSLVKALNEESVAGIVFWIMGGFQGKGRAELALFLPCLLLGLAGVGLFLRELDILLLGERQARQLGVAAGRSRLALLGAASLLTAGAVAVSGVIGFVGLIAPHACRRLYGGEHGSLVPQAALAGGALLCAADVLARVILPDGAELPVGVVTALLGGPFFCFLLLTGRGGRA, encoded by the coding sequence ATGCCGCCACACGCCTTCCCCCGGGGCGGGGTCCTGAAGCGGACCCTGCCCCTTGTCCTGGCCGGGCTGGCCGCGCTCAGCGCCGCCTGTCTGGCCGGGGCCTATCCGGCCGCCCCGGGGGACGTGCTCGCCGTGCTGTCCCGGGCGGCCGGCCTGGCCGTCCCGGCTCCGGCCGATCCGGCCCTGCCCACGGTGGTCATGGAACTGCGGCTGACGCGCGGGCTTTTGGCCTACGGCGTGGGCGCGGCCCTGGCCGTGGCCGGCGCGGCCTTCCAGGGCGTGTTGCGAAATCCCCTGGCCGATCCCTTTACCCTGGGCGTCTCGGGCGGCTCGGCCTTTGGCGCGGCCTTGTCCCTGACGCTGGGCCTTGGCGCGGCCCTGGGATCGACGCTGGCCACTCCGGCCTGCGCCCTGCTCGGCGGCGGCGCGACCCTGGTCGCGGTCCTGGCCCTGTCCCGGCTGGCCGGCGGGCTGCGGCGCGAGACCGTGGTCCTGTCCGGCATCGTGGCGGCCACCTTCCTGTCCGCCCTGCTGTCACTGGTCAAGGCGCTCAACGAGGAATCCGTGGCCGGCATTGTTTTTTGGATCATGGGCGGATTTCAGGGCAAGGGCCGAGCCGAACTGGCGCTTTTCCTCCCCTGTCTGCTGCTTGGCCTGGCCGGCGTGGGGCTTTTCCTTCGCGAACTGGACATTTTGCTCCTGGGTGAACGCCAGGCCCGGCAGCTCGGCGTGGCCGCCGGCCGGTCGCGGCTGGCCCTGCTTGGGGCGGCCAGCCTTTTAACCGCCGGGGCCGTGGCCGTCTCCGGGGTCATCGGCTTTGTGGGGCTTATCGCCCCCCATGCCTGCCGGCGGCTTTACGGCGGCGAACACGGGTCGCTGGTGCCCCAGGCCGCCCTGGCCGGCGGAGCGCTATTGTGCGCCGCCGACGTCTTGGCCCGGGTCATCCTGCCCGACGGCGCGGAGTTGCCGGTCGGCGTGGTGACCGCCCTGCTCGGCGGGCCGTTTTTCTGCTTCCTGCTCCTGACCGGGCGCGGAGGACGGGCGTGA
- the fosX gene encoding FosX/FosE/FosI family fosfomycin resistance hydrolase, with protein sequence MITGLSHITFICRDLDRMEAVLTGVLGARRVYDSGEATFSLSRERFYLVGGEGDDGLWLAVMEGEPLAEPTYNHVAFAVDEADFEACLARVQALGLTFRPPRLRVAGEGRSLYFYDHDNHLFELHTGTLPERLARYRQGRAAAPAPTPDNPETP encoded by the coding sequence ATGATTACGGGCCTTAGCCACATCACGTTTATCTGCCGCGACCTCGACCGCATGGAAGCCGTGCTGACCGGCGTCCTGGGGGCGCGGCGGGTCTACGACAGCGGCGAGGCCACGTTTTCCCTGTCCCGGGAGCGGTTTTATCTGGTCGGCGGGGAGGGTGACGACGGGCTGTGGCTGGCGGTCATGGAAGGCGAGCCCCTGGCCGAGCCGACCTACAACCACGTGGCCTTTGCCGTGGACGAAGCGGACTTCGAGGCCTGTCTGGCCCGCGTCCAGGCCCTGGGACTGACCTTTCGCCCGCCGCGCCTCCGGGTGGCCGGTGAGGGCCGGTCGCTATATTTTTACGACCACGACAACCATCTTTTCGAACTGCATACCGGAACCTTGCCGGAGCGGCTGGCCCGCTACCGCCAGGGACGCGCCGCCGCCCCGGCCCCAACGCCCGACAACCCCGAAACCCCGTAA
- a CDS encoding L-serine ammonia-lyase gives MDAARPPITTPILDLFKIGPGPSSSHTIGPMRAAADFLAAVSGLPAEILDRAAAVDVRLLGSLAATGQGHGTPQALLAGLLGHRPESCPPDIVDGLANYPGGAVVVAGRSLAISPRAVALDLLTVPTRHPNTMVFRVTAGDGTVLFTREAYSVGGGFVEWQDEEPPVRALPPYPFSSMAGLRRIVEETGLSLPDVLMANEEVVSGLSRQAIVERLDGVMRVMIDVVERGLEAEGPLPGPLGLWRKAGVLFARYRQDPQMADRPILALCACAFAGAEENACGHIIVTAPTAGAAGVLAGVLYIAKVLRPTAGVFRKNFREALLVAGMVGLLAKHNASVSGAEVGCQGEVGVASAMAAAFLAQANGHGVHVVENAAETALEHCLGLTCDPVAGYVQIPCIERNAMGAVKAFAAYQIAAAETPGHHVVGLDQAIAAMAQTGRDMCTKYKETAQGGLALSVPC, from the coding sequence ATGGACGCCGCCCGCCCGCCCATCACCACGCCCATCCTCGATCTGTTTAAAATCGGCCCCGGGCCGTCGAGTTCCCACACCATCGGCCCCATGCGCGCCGCCGCCGATTTTCTGGCGGCCGTATCGGGCCTGCCGGCCGAGATCCTGGACCGGGCCGCCGCCGTGGACGTGCGCCTGCTCGGCTCCCTGGCCGCCACCGGCCAGGGCCACGGCACGCCCCAGGCGCTTTTGGCCGGGCTGCTCGGCCATCGCCCGGAATCCTGCCCGCCCGACATCGTTGACGGGCTGGCCAACTATCCCGGCGGCGCCGTCGTCGTGGCCGGGCGGAGCCTCGCCATTTCGCCGCGCGCCGTGGCCCTCGACCTGCTGACCGTGCCCACGCGCCACCCCAACACCATGGTGTTTCGGGTGACGGCCGGGGACGGGACCGTGCTGTTTACGCGGGAAGCCTATTCCGTGGGCGGCGGGTTCGTGGAATGGCAGGACGAGGAACCCCCGGTCCGGGCGTTGCCGCCGTACCCTTTTTCGAGCATGGCCGGTCTGCGGCGCATTGTGGAGGAAACGGGCCTGTCCCTGCCCGACGTGCTCATGGCCAATGAAGAGGTGGTCAGCGGCTTGTCCCGGCAGGCCATCGTGGAGCGGCTTGACGGCGTCATGCGGGTGATGATCGACGTGGTGGAGCGTGGGCTGGAGGCCGAGGGGCCGCTGCCGGGACCGCTGGGGCTGTGGCGCAAGGCCGGCGTCCTTTTTGCCCGCTACCGCCAGGACCCGCAGATGGCCGACCGGCCCATCCTGGCCCTTTGCGCCTGCGCCTTTGCCGGGGCCGAGGAGAACGCCTGCGGCCACATCATCGTCACCGCGCCCACGGCCGGGGCGGCCGGCGTGCTGGCCGGTGTGCTCTACATCGCCAAGGTGCTGCGCCCTACGGCCGGCGTGTTTCGCAAGAACTTCCGCGAGGCCTTGCTGGTGGCCGGCATGGTGGGCCTTCTCGCCAAGCACAACGCCTCGGTGAGCGGCGCGGAAGTGGGCTGTCAGGGCGAGGTGGGCGTGGCCTCGGCCATGGCCGCCGCCTTTCTGGCCCAGGCCAACGGACACGGCGTCCATGTGGTGGAGAACGCCGCCGAAACCGCCCTGGAGCACTGCCTGGGCCTGACCTGCGATCCCGTGGCCGGCTACGTCCAGATTCCCTGCATCGAGCGCAACGCCATGGGCGCGGTCAAGGCGTTTGCCGCCTACCAGATCGCCGCCGCCGAGACTCCGGGCCACCATGTGGTGGGTCTGGACCAAGCCATCGCGGCCATGGCCCAGACCGGGCGCGACATGTGCACGAAGTACAAGGAAACCGCCCAGGGCGGATTGGCGCTCAGCGTGCCTTGTTAG
- a CDS encoding response regulator, producing MATTRIILADDHTVLRTGLRLLIDNQPDFTVVGEAADGEALLALVERVPAEVLVLDLSMPRVSGLECIKELKSRGQEIKILVLTMHGREYVKEAMAAGALGYIEKQALDSELFVAIRTVASGRRYMSPDNAEVLLDQLLSPTPQAASPDPYAVLTAREREVLKLLVRGHTLTQIAGLLHLSVKTIDTHKTHVMEKLNLTHKSQLVDYALRHGLLARRGGA from the coding sequence ATGGCGACGACCCGCATCATCTTGGCCGACGACCACACCGTGCTGCGCACGGGGTTGAGGCTGCTTATCGACAACCAGCCCGATTTCACGGTGGTGGGCGAGGCCGCCGACGGCGAGGCCCTGCTGGCCCTGGTGGAGCGCGTCCCGGCCGAGGTGCTGGTGCTCGACCTGTCCATGCCGCGCGTAAGCGGCCTGGAGTGTATCAAGGAACTGAAAAGCCGGGGACAGGAGATCAAGATTCTGGTCCTGACCATGCACGGCCGGGAATACGTCAAGGAGGCCATGGCCGCCGGGGCTCTGGGCTATATCGAGAAGCAGGCCCTGGACAGCGAACTGTTCGTGGCCATCCGCACCGTGGCCTCGGGCCGGCGCTACATGAGCCCGGACAACGCCGAGGTGCTCCTGGACCAGCTCCTTTCACCCACGCCCCAGGCCGCCTCCCCGGACCCCTACGCCGTGCTGACCGCCCGGGAGCGCGAGGTCTTAAAACTCCTCGTGCGCGGCCACACCCTGACCCAGATCGCCGGACTGTTGCATTTAAGCGTCAAGACCATCGACACCCACAAGACCCATGTGATGGAAAAGCTGAACCTGACCCACAAAAGCCAGCTCGTGGACTACGCCCTGCGCCACGGCTTGCTCGCCCGGCGGGGCGGGGCATGA
- a CDS encoding DJ-1/PfpI family protein, which produces MAVKKILMLVGDYVEDYEVMVPFQMLLMVGHDVKAVCPGKKAGETVRTAVHDFEGDQTYSEKPGHNFALNFDFDAVDPAAFDGLVVPGGRAPEYIRLNPRVIEIVKHFGAAKKPIAAVCHGQQVLVAADVIAGCQCMAYPAVQPDIERAGATYVGPNETFTNAVTSGNIVTGPAWPAHPQWMRQFLDLLGTKIEA; this is translated from the coding sequence ATGGCGGTCAAAAAAATTCTCATGCTCGTCGGCGACTATGTCGAGGACTATGAAGTGATGGTCCCCTTCCAGATGCTGCTCATGGTCGGCCACGACGTCAAAGCCGTGTGCCCGGGCAAGAAGGCCGGCGAGACCGTACGCACGGCGGTGCACGATTTCGAGGGCGACCAGACCTACAGCGAAAAGCCCGGCCACAATTTCGCCCTCAATTTCGACTTCGACGCCGTGGACCCGGCCGCCTTCGACGGCTTGGTCGTACCCGGCGGACGCGCTCCGGAATACATCCGTTTAAATCCCCGGGTCATCGAGATCGTCAAACATTTCGGCGCGGCCAAAAAGCCCATCGCCGCCGTGTGCCACGGACAGCAGGTGCTGGTTGCGGCCGACGTTATCGCCGGCTGCCAGTGCATGGCCTACCCGGCGGTGCAGCCCGACATCGAACGGGCCGGAGCCACTTACGTCGGCCCCAACGAGACCTTCACCAACGCCGTGACCAGCGGCAACATCGTCACCGGCCCGGCCTGGCCGGCCCATCCCCAGTGGATGCGCCAGTTCCTGGACCTGCTCGGCACGAAAATCGAAGCCTAG
- a CDS encoding ABC transporter ATP-binding protein, giving the protein MIRCRNLTSGYRGRAVLGGLDLDVAAGEMVAVLGPNGAGKTTLFLALSGVLSPGDGTVALAGRDLAELTDRQRARLVAAVPQRGENAGELAVRSVVLMGRYPYLGFLGGYGPDDHRAAEAAMEAVGLGELADRRLHELSGGEFQRVLAARALAQESGILLLDEASASLDIARKMDLYRLLAARNAAGVTILAALHDINLAALFCGRLVFLKDGRIEADGPTAEVFTQQTLSRIYETDIIVIAHPQTGAPQALAAGGGLPAGRSAYGRCGP; this is encoded by the coding sequence GTGATCCGCTGCCGCAACCTGACCAGCGGCTACCGGGGCCGGGCCGTCCTTGGCGGCCTTGACCTGGACGTGGCCGCCGGCGAAATGGTCGCCGTCCTTGGCCCCAACGGCGCGGGCAAGACCACCCTGTTCCTGGCCTTGTCCGGGGTGCTTTCGCCCGGCGACGGCACGGTGGCCCTGGCCGGGCGCGATCTGGCCGAACTCACCGACCGGCAGCGGGCCAGGCTTGTGGCCGCCGTGCCCCAGCGCGGGGAAAACGCCGGGGAGCTGGCCGTACGCTCGGTGGTGCTCATGGGGCGTTACCCGTATCTCGGATTTCTGGGCGGCTACGGCCCGGACGACCACCGGGCGGCCGAGGCGGCCATGGAGGCCGTGGGCCTAGGCGAACTGGCCGACAGACGCCTTCACGAGCTGTCCGGCGGCGAGTTCCAGCGGGTGCTAGCCGCCCGGGCCCTGGCCCAGGAAAGCGGCATTTTGCTCCTGGACGAAGCCTCGGCCAGCCTGGACATTGCCCGCAAGATGGACCTCTACCGCTTGCTTGCCGCCCGAAACGCGGCCGGGGTCACCATCCTGGCCGCCCTGCACGACATCAATCTGGCCGCGCTGTTCTGTGGGCGGCTGGTTTTTCTCAAAGATGGCCGCATCGAGGCCGACGGCCCCACGGCCGAGGTTTTTACGCAGCAAACCCTTTCGAGGATTTATGAAACCGACATCATCGTCATTGCCCATCCCCAGACCGGCGCGCCCCAGGCCTTGGCTGCCGGCGGCGGCCTGCCTGCTGGCCGGTCTGCTTACGGCCGCTGCGGCCCATAG
- a CDS encoding HyaD/HybD family hydrogenase maturation endopeptidase, whose translation MTDSSRKILILGVGNILYADEGVGVRAVERLLETYDFSDNVTLMDGGNLGMRLMQPLMDSDYCIVLDAVLGGDQPGTIYRFTGDDLRKSLAFKDSMHQSDLVDTLIYCELVGKRPETVVIGMEPYDFKNMSIELTDIVADRLPAMLDIALKELAEAGGIATPKA comes from the coding sequence ATGACCGACTCCAGCCGCAAAATCCTCATCCTCGGCGTCGGCAACATCCTCTACGCCGACGAAGGCGTCGGCGTGCGCGCCGTGGAACGCCTGCTGGAAACCTACGATTTCTCCGACAACGTCACCCTCATGGACGGCGGCAACCTCGGCATGCGGCTCATGCAGCCGCTCATGGACAGCGACTACTGCATCGTCCTCGACGCCGTGCTCGGCGGCGACCAGCCCGGCACCATCTACCGGTTCACCGGCGATGATCTGCGCAAATCCCTGGCCTTCAAAGATTCCATGCACCAGTCCGACCTCGTCGATACCCTCATCTACTGCGAACTCGTCGGCAAACGCCCCGAAACCGTGGTCATCGGCATGGAACCCTACGATTTCAAGAACATGAGCATCGAACTCACCGACATCGTCGCCGACCGGCTACCGGCCATGCTCGACATCGCGCTCAAAGAACTCGCCGAGGCAGGTGGCATCGCCACGCCGAAGGCGTAG
- the cobI gene encoding precorrin-2 C(20)-methyltransferase, which produces MTRPGTLYGIGVGPGDPELVTLRAVRVLGAVDAVFAASSSKNDYSIAEAIVAPHLPASRSLTRLPFPMTRDQVALDAAWAKNAAAMAAVLAAGRDAAFITLGDPLLYSTFGYVLPRLRDLVPGLAVDIVPGITSFQAAAARTGQVLVEAGENLLVASGIDDDGRLAAALETADNAVILKAYKSFPRLRALLAGLGLARGTTFVTCLGHDGEAVERDLDNAPERPHYLSLCLIKRGRR; this is translated from the coding sequence ATGACCCGCCCGGGCACGCTCTACGGCATCGGCGTCGGCCCCGGCGACCCGGAACTGGTGACGCTTAGGGCCGTGCGCGTTCTTGGCGCGGTGGACGCGGTCTTTGCCGCCTCGTCGAGCAAGAACGACTATTCCATCGCCGAGGCCATCGTCGCCCCCCACCTGCCGGCCAGCCGGAGCCTTACCCGCCTGCCCTTTCCCATGACCCGCGATCAAGTCGCCCTGGACGCGGCCTGGGCGAAAAACGCCGCGGCCATGGCCGCCGTGCTGGCGGCCGGACGCGACGCGGCCTTTATTACCCTGGGTGATCCGCTGCTCTACAGCACCTTTGGCTACGTGCTCCCGCGCCTGCGCGATCTTGTGCCCGGCCTTGCCGTGGACATCGTGCCCGGCATCACCTCGTTTCAGGCGGCGGCGGCCCGCACCGGCCAGGTGCTGGTCGAGGCCGGCGAAAACCTGCTGGTGGCTTCGGGCATCGACGACGACGGCCGGCTGGCGGCCGCCCTGGAAACGGCCGACAACGCCGTCATCTTAAAGGCCTACAAAAGCTTCCCCCGGCTTCGCGCCTTGCTGGCCGGCTTGGGCCTAGCCCGTGGCACGACCTTCGTCACCTGCCTGGGCCATGACGGCGAGGCCGTGGAGCGCGATCTGGACAACGCCCCCGAGCGGCCCCACTACCTGTCGCTGTGCCTCATCAAGCGGGGGCGACGGTAG